The Acholeplasma laidlawii PG-8A DNA window TTGAAATGAAAAATGCAACATCAACTGAAATAAATGTTGCTAAAAACTGGTTAATTGATGCATACTCAAAATCAAATGCATCTATAAAGTCAGATGAAATTTTAAGTGAAGCGATTGATAATAACACACCATATGATGTAGCAATGGTTTACTCAGGTGATGCGGTATACATCTTACAAGAAAATGAAAAATATTCATACTTTGTACCAACTTGGACAAACGTATGGATTGATGGCTATGTTATTCCAAAAAATACTAAACATGAAGATTGGGCATATGAATTTATCAACTTCATGTCCACTTATGATGCATTACTTGATAATGCAACAGAAATGGGTTATTCACCAATTTCTGAAGCAGTTTACCAAAACTTATATCAAGACGAAGAATTTAACTGGGACAATGACCGTATTGGTTATGCATTCTCAGTACCTTATACAAATTTTGAATTCTTTAGATATGATGTAGATTTAAAGAAATTAATGGATGATGCATGGGAACTTGTCATCTTAAGTAACTAAACCTAAATATATAAACCTAATAGTAATCGATAAGATAAGTACTATTAGGTTTTTTTATTAAACATAAATCATCGTGTATTATGTCACATAAGCGCATATTTATACCAGTTTTATGTTAAAATACATTTGAGGTAAATAATTATGCAAAAGACACAAACACAATATAAAAAACTAATGGAAGTGATGTATCAATATAGTTTACACAAGCATGTTGATTTTTTAGATTACACATTACTTGAAGATGCATCCAAAGAAGTTATTAACGGCATGATAGATGAATTAGAACATGTAGATTTTTTAATTTCATCAACAATCAAAAACTACACAATTGATCGTTTAAATTTAGTAGATTTAGCAATTATTAGAGTCGCGGTATACGCACTTTTAAAAGAAATCGATCCGGCTGAAATCGTGATTAACGAAGCCATTGAATTATCCAAGGAATATACAGATTTAGATGATGAAAAGCAACACAAATTTAACAATAGTTTAATTGATAATATATATAAAAAAATTAAGTAGGGCATATGAACGAACAAAAGTATTTAAGCGTTTCGGCACTAACTGAATATATTAAAGTCAAATTAGAAAATGATAACCATCTTAAACGCGTATTTTTAAAAGGTGAAATTTCAAATTTTACGCATCATGGTTCAGGACATCTGTATTTTTCATTAAAAGATGAAGATGCAGCAATCTCTGCAATGATGTTTAAAACGTATGCATCTACATTAAGTTTTAAACCTAAAGCAGGGGATAAAGTATTAGTAGAAGGTTATATTTCTTTATATAAAGCACGTGGTACGTATAGTATCTCGATTTTTTCTATGACACTCGATGGTATTGGTGAGCTCTTCTTAAAATATGAACAAAATAGAAAGATGTTTCAAGAATTAGGCTATTTTGATGAATCACTAAAAAAACCTATTCCTAAGTTTCCTAAGATTATTGCAGTCATTACATCTGAAACTGGTGCAGTGATTCAAGATATAAAAACAACCATTTCAAGACGTTACTTACTCGCGAAAATTGAACTCTATCCTATTTTAGTTCAAGGTGAAGGTTCTAAAGACGATATTGTTAAAACACTAGCAAGAGTCAACAGAGAAAGTCAAGCAGATGTCATTATCTTAGGACGCGGTGGTGGGTCGATTGAAGACTTATGGAGTTTTAATGAGGCTGAAGTCGTTGTTGCAATTCATCAGTCTAAAATACCTGTTATTACAGCAATAGGACATGAAACAGATACAACCCTATCTGATTATGTTTCAGACTTACGTGCACCAACACCAACAGCTGCAGCAGAACTTGCTACACCGAATATGGCGGACTTAATTAAAGAAATAAAAGACAAAGTTCAATTAAGTCAGTACTATATGAATGAGCGTATAAAAAACTATACTGCATTAATACTTAATTTAGATGAAAGACTTGAACTAGCCAGTCCTAAATCCAAGTTAGAGTTAGAACATAAACAAATTGATAACTTAACATCTAAATTAACGTACTTTTATAAGTCAAAACTAACAGATAACTTAAATCAGGTCAGACTTTTAAGTCAAAGACTTACGTCGCCTGATGAAAAAATAGAACGTTATAAAGAACGTATAGAAACATTAACATCCAGAATAAACCTTTTATATAAGAAGCAAGTAGACTTGAAAACTTACGAATATCAATCAAGTCTAAAGCAACTACAAGGACTAGATCCATTACGTATTATGCAAAGAGGTTTCTCATTAACAACCAAAAATCAAAAAGTGATTACAAGTATAGAACAAATCAATACGAATGATGAATTAGATATTCAATATAAAGATGGTACAGCCAAGGTTAAAGTATTAAGCAAGGAAGGTAAACACATATGAGTGAAAAACTTACATTTGAAGAAACAATTAAAAAGTTAGAAGAAGTTGTTAAGCAACTTGAAAGTA harbors:
- a CDS encoding transcription antitermination protein NusB, coding for MQKTQTQYKKLMEVMYQYSLHKHVDFLDYTLLEDASKEVINGMIDELEHVDFLISSTIKNYTIDRLNLVDLAIIRVAVYALLKEIDPAEIVINEAIELSKEYTDLDDEKQHKFNNSLIDNIYKKIK
- the xseA gene encoding exodeoxyribonuclease VII large subunit, with the translated sequence MNEQKYLSVSALTEYIKVKLENDNHLKRVFLKGEISNFTHHGSGHLYFSLKDEDAAISAMMFKTYASTLSFKPKAGDKVLVEGYISLYKARGTYSISIFSMTLDGIGELFLKYEQNRKMFQELGYFDESLKKPIPKFPKIIAVITSETGAVIQDIKTTISRRYLLAKIELYPILVQGEGSKDDIVKTLARVNRESQADVIILGRGGGSIEDLWSFNEAEVVVAIHQSKIPVITAIGHETDTTLSDYVSDLRAPTPTAAAELATPNMADLIKEIKDKVQLSQYYMNERIKNYTALILNLDERLELASPKSKLELEHKQIDNLTSKLTYFYKSKLTDNLNQVRLLSQRLTSPDEKIERYKERIETLTSRINLLYKKQVDLKTYEYQSSLKQLQGLDPLRIMQRGFSLTTKNQKVITSIEQINTNDELDIQYKDGTAKVKVLSKEGKHI